The Ochrobactrum quorumnocens genome has a segment encoding these proteins:
- a CDS encoding AraC family transcriptional regulator, with translation MIDKIAVVTKDAHRFSSIRHTHPQGQLIYAISGIVSVTTTEGTWVVPPSRAVWVPAGIQHETKSHVTVQFRALLIDLPEIRGLPSACTVVEVTPLLRELILRLSELVEKPRGADFSRSVKQLLLQELTSLPIEPLSLPIPRHAQLALLCEWLRSEPTATIGLHKAADLLHMSRSSFMRLFQRETTMSFACWRQQARLLHALPLLAEGQSILNVALACGYDSPSAFSAMFRRSLGRSPSEYFAET, from the coding sequence ATGATCGATAAGATCGCTGTCGTTACCAAGGACGCGCACCGCTTCTCCAGCATTCGCCATACGCATCCGCAAGGGCAGCTCATCTACGCGATTAGTGGGATTGTCTCTGTCACAACAACAGAAGGAACTTGGGTCGTTCCGCCCAGCCGGGCGGTGTGGGTACCAGCTGGTATCCAGCATGAAACGAAAAGCCACGTCACAGTGCAGTTCCGAGCATTGCTCATCGACTTGCCGGAGATAAGAGGTCTACCCAGCGCTTGCACCGTGGTGGAGGTGACGCCGCTTCTGCGCGAATTGATCTTGCGGCTCTCCGAGCTTGTAGAAAAACCAAGAGGCGCAGATTTTAGTCGCTCCGTCAAACAGCTTTTGCTACAAGAATTGACGTCCCTTCCGATCGAGCCACTTAGCTTACCCATTCCCCGACATGCGCAACTTGCTCTATTGTGCGAATGGTTACGGAGCGAACCGACCGCCACCATCGGATTGCATAAGGCAGCTGATTTACTTCACATGAGCCGATCAAGCTTTATGCGGTTGTTCCAGCGTGAAACCACCATGAGTTTCGCCTGCTGGCGTCAACAAGCTCGTTTGTTGCATGCACTACCGCTGCTTGCGGAAGGGCAATCGATCTTGAACGTCGCGCTCGCTTGCGGGTATGACAGCCCGAGCGCCTTTTCTGCTATGTTTAGGCGATCACTCGGAAGATCACCAAGCGAGTATTTTGCAGAAACATGA
- a CDS encoding low temperature requirement protein A: MNHKPNSAGPLGSGLKRMTGRDPAQFHRVASPLELLFDLTFVIAFGQAASQLAHGLAEGHYLAALIGFGFSSFAICWAWINFTWFASAFDTDDWLYRIVTMIQMIGVLILAVGIPRMFASIEQGAHLDNSMMVSGYVVMRFAMIFQWLRAAKQGGNRSRACRAYVVAISVAQIGWIAQILFDFSLPVSLLLGVVLAGIELSGPYFAERIGGGTPWHPHHIAERYSLFAIIALGEGIVGTVATLSAVIDNQGFSLDVGLVGLAGMGLTFGMWWIYYLLPSAEALEKSRQKSFLWGYGHMAIIAAIVATGAGLHVAANFIEHKAHIGPAATLLTVAIPLIVFIAGLYALNSYLIGTVDRLHGWLLLATIGVVIMAVLASQAGLPMPVCLVLLSLAPAVSVIGHELSGDHRRAVDAR; this comes from the coding sequence ATGAACCATAAACCGAACTCCGCAGGACCACTAGGTTCAGGTCTGAAACGGATGACCGGGAGAGACCCTGCCCAGTTTCACCGCGTCGCCAGTCCCCTAGAGCTTTTGTTCGATCTGACATTCGTTATCGCATTCGGACAGGCAGCCTCCCAGCTCGCGCATGGACTGGCCGAAGGGCATTACCTCGCCGCCCTGATCGGATTCGGATTTTCTAGTTTTGCAATATGCTGGGCTTGGATCAATTTCACATGGTTCGCATCTGCATTCGATACCGACGATTGGCTTTATCGCATAGTGACGATGATCCAGATGATAGGCGTGCTCATACTGGCCGTTGGCATCCCGCGCATGTTTGCTTCCATCGAACAAGGCGCGCATCTGGATAATTCGATGATGGTGTCCGGTTATGTCGTCATGCGTTTTGCCATGATATTTCAATGGTTGCGTGCCGCAAAGCAGGGCGGGAATAGAAGTCGGGCCTGCCGGGCCTATGTCGTTGCGATATCGGTGGCCCAGATTGGCTGGATCGCGCAGATACTCTTCGATTTTTCGCTGCCTGTCAGCCTTCTACTGGGTGTTGTTCTTGCAGGCATCGAGTTGTCCGGGCCTTATTTCGCCGAGCGGATCGGTGGCGGAACGCCGTGGCATCCCCATCACATTGCCGAACGCTACAGTCTGTTTGCTATCATCGCTTTGGGCGAAGGAATTGTCGGAACCGTTGCAACCCTTTCGGCGGTTATTGACAATCAGGGTTTTTCGCTAGACGTCGGCTTGGTCGGATTGGCCGGGATGGGGCTGACGTTCGGGATGTGGTGGATTTACTATCTCTTACCTTCTGCCGAAGCGCTGGAGAAATCGCGTCAGAAATCATTCCTGTGGGGTTATGGGCATATGGCGATCATCGCCGCGATCGTTGCTACCGGGGCAGGATTACATGTAGCGGCGAACTTTATCGAACATAAGGCTCACATAGGGCCAGCTGCGACACTGCTCACGGTGGCGATACCACTCATTGTCTTCATAGCAGGTCTCTACGCTCTCAACAGTTATCTTATCGGAACCGTTGATCGTCTTCATGGCTGGCTCCTTCTCGCCACGATTGGGGTAGTTATTATGGCAGTTCTGGCGTCACAGGCGGGACTTCCAATGCCGGTTTGTCTGGTTCTTCTCAGTCTGGCTCCAGCGGTTTCGGTGATTGGCCATGAGCTGTCGGGCGATCATCGCCGTGCGGTCGATGCGCGATGA
- a CDS encoding type 1 glutamine amidotransferase domain-containing protein, which translates to MAHTNLNDKRILIVATDGYERSELRFPLDELKKLGADVIVASLNKNPIKSWDKKDWGDSVDIDIVLKDVSIDEFDGLVLPGGQINPDVLRTKVEVISLIQGFHKSSKIVAAICHAPWLLIEAGLAKDCKMTSYNSIKTDVMNAGGVWEDSEVVVDNKIITSRNPDDLRAFVDTIAKEISRKSDDK; encoded by the coding sequence ATGGCCCACACGAACCTGAACGACAAAAGAATACTCATCGTGGCGACCGATGGCTATGAGAGATCGGAGCTTCGTTTTCCGCTAGATGAGCTCAAGAAGTTGGGGGCAGATGTGATTGTGGCATCTCTTAACAAAAACCCGATCAAAAGCTGGGATAAGAAAGATTGGGGCGATTCAGTGGACATCGACATTGTATTGAAAGATGTCAGCATCGATGAATTTGACGGGTTGGTACTGCCGGGCGGACAGATCAATCCCGACGTGCTGAGAACAAAAGTCGAAGTGATTTCGCTGATACAGGGCTTTCATAAAAGTTCAAAAATCGTAGCTGCAATCTGCCATGCGCCATGGTTATTGATCGAGGCGGGGCTGGCCAAAGATTGTAAGATGACTTCTTACAATTCTATCAAGACTGATGTGATGAACGCAGGCGGCGTATGGGAAGACTCTGAAGTAGTTGTAGACAACAAAATCATAACATCAAGAAATCCTGACGATCTTCGCGCATTTGTCGATACCATCGCTAAAGAGATCAGTAGAAAGAGTGACGACAAATAA
- a CDS encoding SDR family oxidoreductase, giving the protein MKELPRLKDPRSLYPAPPFPQQKQNAPGIAAKMEPEPDHGETSYRGNNRLAGRRALITGGDSGIGRAAAIAFAREGADVAISYLEEEQEDAQTVIKLIQAEGRKAVALPGDISLESWCREMVDIAAHELGGLDILVINAGRQQYRSTISELSTDDFDKTMKTNLYALHWIAQASGSHLPAGSSVITTSSIQAYEPSAILLDYATTKAGIVAYTKALAKQFIKKGIRVNTVAPGPVWTVLQPSGGQPDRKVINFGEDSDFGRPGQPVELAPIFVFLASNEASFINGEIYGATGGKGIG; this is encoded by the coding sequence ATGAAAGAACTCCCCAGACTTAAAGACCCACGGTCGCTTTACCCTGCTCCTCCATTTCCTCAGCAGAAACAAAATGCCCCAGGAATTGCCGCAAAAATGGAACCAGAGCCTGACCATGGGGAGACATCTTACCGAGGCAATAACCGTTTAGCGGGTCGTCGTGCTCTTATCACGGGAGGAGATTCTGGTATAGGACGAGCTGCGGCAATTGCATTTGCGAGAGAAGGTGCCGATGTTGCCATTTCTTATCTTGAGGAAGAGCAAGAAGATGCACAAACAGTGATTAAACTGATCCAAGCGGAGGGCAGAAAAGCTGTAGCACTCCCTGGTGATATAAGCTTAGAAAGCTGGTGTCGCGAAATGGTAGACATTGCCGCGCATGAACTCGGCGGCTTGGACATTTTGGTCATAAACGCCGGACGGCAGCAGTACAGAAGCACCATTTCCGAGTTGTCGACCGACGATTTCGACAAAACGATGAAAACCAACCTTTATGCATTGCATTGGATTGCGCAGGCTTCCGGGTCGCATCTACCGGCGGGATCATCAGTTATAACCACATCATCAATCCAGGCCTATGAGCCTTCAGCGATACTGCTCGACTATGCCACTACGAAAGCAGGCATCGTAGCATATACAAAAGCATTGGCAAAACAATTCATAAAGAAGGGAATCCGCGTTAACACGGTGGCACCTGGCCCCGTTTGGACTGTACTCCAACCATCAGGAGGACAACCGGATAGAAAAGTCATCAATTTTGGCGAAGACAGCGATTTCGGCAGACCGGGACAGCCTGTCGAACTTGCACCGATCTTTGTTTTTCTTGCTTCCAATGAAGCTAGTTTTATCAATGGTGAGATTTATGGCGCTACCGGTGGAAAGGGTATCGGTTAA
- a CDS encoding TIGR02587 family membrane protein gives MINGPITEVLFVESDHSLKSTDIHPDFFTGLARGLAGALLFALPMLMTMEMWELGLYANPVRLLVLCVLNIPLLLGLAYRIGFERSISWSQSARDAVIAYALGILLSVLILWLFGLLESELAFSHIVAMVGFQAVPASIGALLGRSQLGMRSENEDSDRGEYEGEAGYFNELFMMVIGALFLGLNVAPTEEMILIAYKIVPLQTLLIALISIAIMHGFVYSIHIRGGHRTEQGTPWWHTFLRFTLTGYVLAFMTSAYILWTFERLDSTSISQTLTTIVVLSFPAAVGAASARLVL, from the coding sequence ATGATCAACGGTCCTATTACGGAAGTATTATTTGTGGAATCTGATCACAGCCTGAAATCGACCGACATACATCCCGATTTCTTTACAGGTTTGGCGCGTGGGCTTGCTGGGGCGCTTTTGTTTGCACTTCCTATGCTTATGACGATGGAAATGTGGGAGCTCGGCCTTTACGCTAATCCCGTTCGTTTACTCGTCCTTTGCGTGCTGAACATTCCGTTATTATTAGGTCTCGCTTATAGAATTGGATTTGAGCGGTCTATAAGTTGGAGTCAATCAGCTCGCGATGCAGTGATAGCATATGCGTTGGGCATCTTGCTGAGCGTATTAATATTATGGCTTTTTGGTCTCCTCGAAAGTGAGCTTGCGTTCTCTCATATCGTCGCGATGGTAGGATTTCAGGCAGTTCCGGCAAGTATCGGCGCGTTACTCGGTCGTAGCCAGCTCGGAATGAGGTCAGAAAACGAAGACAGTGACAGAGGAGAGTATGAAGGTGAGGCCGGATATTTCAATGAGCTTTTCATGATGGTAATTGGTGCGCTCTTCTTAGGGCTGAACGTCGCGCCAACTGAAGAAATGATCCTCATCGCGTATAAAATTGTCCCTCTGCAAACACTTTTGATCGCGCTCATATCAATCGCAATAATGCACGGTTTTGTTTATAGCATTCATATCAGAGGCGGACATCGCACAGAGCAGGGAACGCCATGGTGGCACACGTTCTTACGGTTCACACTTACTGGCTATGTACTGGCTTTCATGACGAGTGCGTACATCCTTTGGACTTTTGAACGACTGGACTCGACTTCAATTTCACAAACGCTTACCACAATTGTCGTTTTATCTTTTCCGGCGGCAGTCGGTGCTGCGTCTGCGAGACTAGTGTTGTGA
- a CDS encoding TIGR02588 family protein — protein sequence MTKEDKTSGPDMEMEKVHWSEWMAGGISALLIFSLLGWIVYDIWRYNPQEADFIVGITAVNAVENGYRVTFSVTNITQTTAAQVRVVGVLDDRQGKAEASTTMFNYVASEAKANGALFFESNPTDYLLKVRVESYIEP from the coding sequence ATGACAAAAGAGGATAAGACCTCCGGTCCCGATATGGAAATGGAAAAGGTGCACTGGAGCGAATGGATGGCAGGGGGGATCTCTGCTCTACTGATTTTTTCTCTCTTGGGTTGGATAGTTTACGATATCTGGCGCTATAATCCACAAGAAGCCGATTTCATTGTTGGGATTACCGCGGTAAACGCGGTGGAGAATGGTTATCGGGTAACATTTTCGGTAACGAATATCACGCAGACCACCGCTGCTCAGGTCCGTGTGGTAGGGGTGTTGGATGATCGCCAGGGAAAGGCCGAAGCGTCCACGACAATGTTTAACTACGTGGCATCTGAGGCGAAAGCGAACGGCGCTTTATTTTTTGAAAGTAATCCAACTGATTACTTGCTTAAAGTTCGCGTCGAGAGCTACATCGAACCCTAG
- a CDS encoding transposase, protein MADETTANVNETATGTQTAESVGTAPKTPKPRKKADATPAKTKAAPALKPTKAPKVTAKASKVSPVAAGAEPRKVRKYTPAERASLLASIEKAIKSGKSTLKVALQQANVGEQTYYNWKNAAAKASPTGKSSAGDDLSALVALEAENTRLRKELATKLRAENAELRRRLGQD, encoded by the coding sequence ATGGCTGATGAAACCACTGCAAACGTAAACGAGACTGCTACCGGCACACAAACTGCTGAGTCAGTTGGCACTGCGCCGAAGACACCTAAGCCGCGCAAAAAAGCAGACGCCACACCGGCAAAAACAAAGGCAGCGCCCGCTCTCAAACCAACCAAGGCGCCTAAAGTTACCGCAAAAGCATCGAAAGTCTCGCCTGTTGCCGCTGGTGCTGAGCCGCGCAAGGTGAGAAAATATACTCCTGCCGAGCGCGCCTCCCTGCTCGCGTCTATCGAAAAAGCAATAAAGAGCGGCAAGAGCACTCTTAAAGTCGCACTTCAGCAAGCAAATGTCGGAGAACAGACCTATTATAACTGGAAGAACGCTGCCGCAAAAGCTTCACCGACAGGCAAGTCCTCTGCGGGCGACGATCTGAGCGCACTTGTGGCGCTCGAAGCTGAAAATACCAGATTGCGCAAGGAGTTGGCCACTAAGCTGCGCGCGGAGAATGCTGAGTTGCGCAGACGCCTTGGACAGGATTAA
- a CDS encoding VOC family protein, which yields MHQGIGVVGIYVRDQDEALKFYVDKLGFSIHTDAKNGDYRWLTVQHQDQPGFQLGLFRPQPPTVDDATARLLDEVVAKGAMPPLVMVVKDCHTAYAIFAAKGVEFIQEPISRFGSVDASFRDPSGNGWKLVQAR from the coding sequence ATGCACCAAGGAATAGGAGTGGTCGGCATTTACGTGCGCGATCAGGATGAAGCGCTAAAGTTCTATGTTGATAAGCTCGGGTTCAGCATCCACACCGACGCCAAAAACGGCGATTATCGCTGGTTGACAGTGCAGCACCAGGACCAACCCGGTTTCCAACTTGGATTGTTTCGGCCGCAACCGCCCACTGTAGACGATGCGACAGCGAGACTGCTGGACGAGGTCGTCGCCAAAGGCGCCATGCCGCCACTTGTGATGGTAGTCAAGGACTGCCACACCGCATACGCGATTTTTGCAGCAAAAGGCGTTGAATTCATTCAGGAACCGATCAGCCGCTTTGGCAGCGTCGACGCGAGCTTCCGCGATCCCTCCGGAAACGGCTGGAAACTAGTGCAGGCCCGGTGA
- a CDS encoding helix-turn-helix transcriptional regulator — protein MMNIITPRQDPTLLRRLLRAKDRLDTASHQPWTVHRLAQVSGVSEAHFARAFKIAFGVPPHRYLLSRRIERAKALLRDTDEPVTEIAFKTGWASLGTFGRVFRDITGHSPSDLRARERAASHKLEKVPHCFVSAAHRPDLTIAVSEKRCRDMADTRDPLQQGEQSCTKE, from the coding sequence ATGATGAACATCATTACACCACGACAAGATCCTACCCTCCTACGTCGTCTACTCAGGGCGAAAGACAGGCTAGACACTGCATCACATCAGCCGTGGACAGTCCACCGATTGGCACAGGTGAGCGGTGTCTCAGAAGCTCATTTCGCCCGCGCGTTCAAGATTGCGTTTGGCGTGCCACCGCACCGCTATCTTCTTTCACGCCGTATCGAACGGGCTAAGGCGCTGCTGCGCGACACTGACGAACCGGTGACCGAGATCGCATTCAAAACCGGCTGGGCGAGCTTGGGCACGTTCGGACGCGTTTTCCGCGATATTACCGGGCACAGCCCCTCCGATCTTCGCGCACGTGAGCGGGCAGCGTCGCACAAGCTGGAAAAGGTACCACACTGTTTCGTCAGTGCAGCTCATCGTCCAGACCTCACAATCGCAGTTTCGGAGAAGCGGTGCCGAGATATGGCTGATACAAGGGACCCCTTACAACAAGGAGAGCAGTCATGCACCAAGGAATAG
- a CDS encoding DUF3011 domain-containing protein: protein MLRYIFSVSLALGSLGGISGAQAQTTVECQSRHYQYGECWAGPLNKPQLIHQTSGSPCILNRTWGYNPRSKYIWVAQGCSGVFADVGGYHHGRGDSFDPNARMYDHRGHDVGAVVGGAIVGALIQGMAEDHHKHQHTTSNYRRDDSYNGCHGIGCMVDNPDEAIDSRPQFDRQGEPNFDVHGNYQGCHGAGCLVDNPDAE, encoded by the coding sequence ATGCTACGATACATATTCAGTGTCTCGCTCGCACTTGGCTCGTTGGGGGGCATTTCTGGTGCGCAGGCGCAAACGACTGTCGAGTGCCAATCGAGGCACTATCAGTATGGGGAGTGCTGGGCAGGGCCACTGAATAAGCCACAGCTCATTCATCAAACTTCAGGAAGTCCATGCATTTTGAACCGGACCTGGGGGTATAATCCGCGCAGCAAATATATCTGGGTCGCGCAAGGTTGCTCCGGAGTTTTTGCTGATGTCGGGGGATACCATCATGGTCGGGGCGACAGTTTTGATCCCAATGCCCGTATGTATGACCACAGAGGTCATGACGTTGGCGCTGTGGTCGGTGGGGCTATTGTCGGTGCTTTGATCCAAGGGATGGCAGAGGATCATCATAAACATCAGCACACGACGAGCAACTACCGACGCGACGACAGTTATAATGGATGCCATGGAATAGGCTGTATGGTTGATAATCCAGACGAGGCCATCGATTCTCGGCCCCAATTCGATAGACAGGGTGAACCAAACTTCGATGTGCATGGCAACTACCAGGGCTGCCACGGTGCCGGGTGTCTCGTTGATAATCCTGATGCAGAGTAA